In Actinomyces marmotae, the DNA window CCTGCAGTGGGACAAGGACGACTGCGCCGACGCCGGGCTGGTCAAGTTCGACTTGCTTGGCTTGGGGATGCTCACCGCGCTGCGCCTGGCCTTCACCAGCCTGGCCGCCCGTGGGGAGACCGTGCCCGAACTCGCGCCCGGGGGAGAGCTGCGCGCGGCGAAGGTCGGCCGCCCCTGGGACCTGCACACCCTGCCCGAGGAGGACCCGGCGGTCTACCGGCTCCTGCGCGCCGCGGACACCGTGGGCGTCTTCCAGGTTGAGTCGCGCGCGCAGATGGCCACCCTGCCGAGGCTGCGCCCCGAGACCTTCTACGACATCGTCGTCGAGGTCGCCCTCATCCGCCCCGGCCCCATCCAGGGCAACGCCGTGAGCCCCTACCTCCGGCGCCGGCTCGGCCGAGAGCCCATCACCTACCTTCACGACTCCCTCAAGCCTGCCCTGGCCAAGACCCTGGGCGTGCCCCTGTTCCAGGAGCAGCTCATGCGGATCGCCATCGACGCCGCCGGCTTCACCCCCGCCGAGGCCGACGCCCTGCGCCAGGCCATGGGCGCCAAGCGCTCGGCCGAGCGCATGGAGGCCCTGCGCGCCCGGCTCGTGGACGGCATGACGCGGCGCGGGGTAGGCCGGGCCGACGCCGAATCGGTCTTCGCCCAGCTCAAGGGCTTCGCGGACTTCGGCTTCCCCGAGTCTCACGCCTTCTCCTTCGCCTACCTCGTCTACGCCTCCGCCTGGCTCAAGGCCCGCCGGCCCGAGGACTTCTACGCCGGCGTCCTGGGCGCCCAGCCCATGGGCTTCTGGTCGCCCGCCACGCTCGTGGCCGACGCCCGCCGCCACGGGGTGCGCGTCCTGCCCGCCGACGTCAATGCCTCGGCGGTCGAGGCCGGGGTGGAGCAGCGCCCCGCGACGCCGGGCCCCGACTGGGAGCCCCTCACGCCCTCCCCGCACGCCCTGGCGCCCCTTGACGTCCACCCGGACCTGGCCGTGCGCCTCGGGCTGGGCGGCGTCAAAGGCCTGGGCGGAGCCGCTGAGCGGATCGTCGCCGAGCGCGCCGAGAACGGGCCCTTCACGGACCTGGCGGACCTGGCCCGACGCGTGCGGCTGACGACGGCGAGGCTGGAGTCCCTGGCCGCTGCCGGGGCGCTGCGCTCACTCGGAGCGGATCGGCGCGAGGCCCTCTGGGCGGCGGGGGCGGTCTCCGGGGAGATGGGGCGGAGCCGCGCCTCCTCCCCGGGCGGGGCCTGGTCCCAGCCGCCGCTGCCGGGCACCGCCGTCGGCGCGAGCGCGCCGGAGCTGACCCCGATGACCCCCGCGGAGGAGGCCGTCGCCGATATCCGGCTCACGGGGGTGTCCTCCTCGCGCTCCCCGATGGCCCTCGCGCGCCCCGCGCTGGCGGCCGACGGCATCCTCACGATAGCCGAGGTGGCGCGCCGGGCGGGCCAGCGGGCGCGGGTGGCGGGGGTCGTCACCCACCGGCAGCGCCCCCACACGGCGTCGGGGATGGTCTTCCTCAACCTGGAGGATGAGACCGGTTTGCTCAACGTCGTGTGCTCCGCGGGCATGTGGCGCCGCTACCGGGGGATCGGCCGGCGGGCCGGCGCTCTCGTGGTGCGCGGGATGGTGGAGGCCGACGACGGCGCGGTGGCCCTCATCGCCGAGCGACTGGAGGCCCTGGGCGGGATTGTGGCGCCGTCGAGCCGCGACTGGGCCTGAACCGGGCCTGCATCCAGGGCCCGAGGGCGATCGGGATGGGCGGGGCTCGGGCGCCCTCAGGGCTTCGCGCGGATCTCTGAGTAGGCGGGCAGTTCCCCAATGACCGGCGCATCCTTGACGTGGAGCTCGGAGTAGACCGACCAGGCGACGCTGATGAGGGGGACGGCGATGACCGCGCCGAGCAGGCCCGCGGAGTAGGTGCCCACCGCCACGCCGATGATGACGACCACCGGGTGCAGTGAGACCTGCTTGCCCATGATGAGGGGCTGGAGGATGTGCCCCTCGATCTGGCCGATGCCCGCCACGCCGAGGCACACGATGATCATCGTGAGGAAGCCCTTGGAGGCCAGGGCCACGATCATGGCCACGACCATGGCCACCGGCGCGCCGAGCAGCGGGATGAAGGCGCCGATGAACACGAGCACGCCCAGGGGGGCGGCCAGGGGGATCCCGATGAGCTGCAGGAAGATCCCCGCCATGATGCCGTCGGTGGCGGCCACGAGCACGGTGCCCCGGGCGTAGCCGGCGAAGGTGTACCAGCCGGCGCCGGCCGCGCGGTGGACGGGCTCGCGCAGGTGGGCGGGCAACTCGTTGAGGAACCAGCGCCACATGCGGCCCCCGGAGGCCAGGAAGAAGATCGTGCAGAACAGGGCCAGGGCGAGCACAGCGAAAACGTCGACGACGGCGCCCGCGTTGGCCAGGGCCTCGGAGACGAGGGTCGGCGCGTTGGTGCGCAGGTACTCCTGGCCCTTGACGACGAGGCTGTGCACCTGGGCGAAGATCTGGTCCTCGGTCAGGTGCAGGGGCAGGGGGCCGTGCTCGAGGAAGTTGACGATCGTGTCGATGCCGGTGTTGAACTGGTCGGCGAGGCTGCCCCACTGATCCGTCACCGAGGTGATGACGTAGAACATGAGGCCGGCGACGACGCCGATGGCCACCCCGAGCGCGAGGAAGGTTGCCGCGTAGCGGGGCATGACGCGGGCGAAGAAGGTCACGAGGGGCTGTAGGAGGGTGGTGAACACGAGGGCGATGAACAGCCCGACGACCACCGGGACGAGTTTGAAGGTCGCGAAGAAGACGAGGCTGATGATGATGAGGAGCCCCAGCCCCAGCCAGGCCGCGATCCCACCGCGCACGAGCCAATGGGGCAGGGCGTCCAGGACGGTGGGCCTGGAGGCCACGACGACGGTGGGTGGGGTGGCCGGATCCGCGGCGGCGGTCCTCTCGGCGCCCACCGACCCCTGGGCCCCCTCCTCCCGCGCGGCCCCGCCGGCCGGCGCGCGCCCGTGATCGACGGGATCGTGGGTCTGCGCGGTCATCGGCGCCGTGGTGCCCGCCGCGCCGGGGACGGCGGTGGCGCCGGGGGTGTCCGCGGCGTCGTCGGGGGCGTCTGGCGCGCCGTGGGGCGCTGGGTCTCGGGGACTCGTCATGATCCTCGCGTCTCGCTCTCACTGACGGTTCCCGGCCAGCCTACTAGCGTGGAACCATGAGTCCCTTACGCCGTGCCGGTTCCCGACCGCCATTCCGCCTGCCGCGCGTCGCGGCCCTGACCCCGGGCAGGGGCGGCCAGCCCCGCCTGCTCATCGACGCGCCCTCGGGGGCCGCCGAGATCTACCTCCATGGAGCGCACCTGACCTCCTGGATCCCCCGGGGTGGCGGTGAGGTCCTGTTCACCTCCCGCCAGGCCGTCTTCGACGGGCGGACCGCCATCCGGGGCGGCGTGCCCCTGTGCCTCCCCTGGTTCGCCTCCGGGCCCGACGGCGCGCGGAGGCCCTCCCACGGATGGGCCCGGATCATGGAATGGGAGCCGCGCTGCGTCGAGAGCCGGCCCGACGGCGCCGTGCGGGTCCTCATGGCCCTGAAGCATGATGGGCTGAGCCTCCTCTACGAGATCAGCGTGGGGGAGGAACTGGGGCTGTCCCTGTCGATCAGCAACCGGGGGGCGGCGCCCCGGAGCGTGGAGGCGGCGCTGCACACCTACCTGCGGGTCGGCGACGTGACCGCCGTGCGGATCGTCGGGCTGGAGGGGCGCGAGTACGTGGACAAGGTGGCCGGGGGCGCCGCCTCGGTGCAGGCCGGCCCCCTGGGCGTGCGCGGCCCCGTGGACAGGATCTACGAGTCCGGCGCGCCGACGATGGTCTTCGACCCGGCGCTCGGCCGCCGCGCGCGGGTCTCGCCCACGGGGTCGGAACAGACCGTTATCTGGAACCCGTGGAGCAGTGGCGCCGCCGCGCTGGCGGATATGGCCGAGGAGGAGTTCCCGACGATGGTGTGCGTCGAGACCGCCCGGTTGGGCCGTTCCGCGGCCCTGCTCGGGCCGGGGGAGACCATGGCCATGGGGGCCAGGATCGCCGTCGAGAGCCTGTGAGGAGCGGGGTGAGCCCGGGCGCCGCGGCGCTGTGAGATGAAGCACCGCGGGGTGATTTGCGCGCGAGCGCTCCTCCTGGGTAACTTTCTCTGCGTTGCCGGCGCGGGATGCCCGAGCGGGCGGCGCAACTGAATAGGTCCGAGTGGCGGAATTGGTAGACGCGCTAGCTTGAGGTGCTAGTGCCTTATTAAACGGGCGTGGGGGTTCAAGTCCCCCCTCGGACACGGCGAGGGCGGGCCCCAGGAGTGATCCTGGGGCCCGCCCTCATTTTCTGCTCCCGGTTGTTTTGCTTCCGGTTGCTCCCGGACGGGGCTCAGGCCCACTTGGGCCGGAACAACTCCGGCCTCGATGACGACAGCAGCAGGACGAGCAGCCAGATCGGCCCGGCGATGGGCACGAAGCTGATGAACCACCATCCGCCGGACTTGCCGACATCGTGGAGGCGGCGGACCTGGACCGCGATGGAGGGGATGATGAGAGCCAGGTTGAAGATCGCAATGGCGATGAGGCAGGGGGTCGCGATGGCGACCGCCCAATCGGCCACATCGGGCTTGTCATAGACCGTCTTGGCGGGGATCTCGCCGACCCTGAGCGAGACGACGGCGATCGTCAGCAGGCCGACGGAGACCAGGAGGCGGAACAGCAAGGGCCACACCAGCTCCGAGACCGAGGCGGTTCCCCGGAACTGGGCGTAGCGGCGGAAGAAGCGGCGCAGGGCCTCGCCGAAGGAGGCCCCGGGGAGGGCGGCGAGCTCAGCGGGGAGCATGGGCGTCTGGGGCGCCCCAGGAGCGGGGGCGCCCATGGGGTCGCCGGGCTGGGCATAGGGAACCTGAGGAGGCTGGATGCTTCCATGGGAAACGGACAAGATGACTCCTGTTGGTGAAAGACAAGGACTTACGGCCTGCGATGATGTTGGCTCATCGCCAGAACCGCCGCACATCGTAACGGATTCGTATCGCCCTTGACGTGGACCTCGATCCGCGCCGCGCGGGGCGGTCGCCCCCGTGCCGGGCTCCGCGGCTGCCGTTCCGGCCAGGGGCGGCGGGCCGCCTGATTAGGATCGGGGCATGCAGCCCTTCGAGATCACCGTCCCAGCCGAGGCGGGCCGCCCGGGCCTCCTCCTGTCCGCGCCCACGATGGACGACGCCGAGCGGGTCCACGAGATCTGCCAGGACCCCGAGATCCACCGCTGGACGCTCGCCCCCTCGCCCTATTCCCTCGACGACGCCAGGCGCTACCTCGCCGACGTTGTCGCCCCCGGCTGGGAGACGGGGAGCGAGTTCACCTGGGCCATCCGCGAGCGGCGCGGCGCGGGTGGGGATGGCGCGGACGGGAGGCTCGTGGGGATGATCGGGCTGCGCCTCGACTCCTCCGGCAGGGGCGATCTCGGCTTCTGGGTGGCGCCCGAGGCCCGCGGCAGGGGGGTGGCCACTCGGGCGGCGGGCGCCGTGGTCGATGCCGCCCTCGATCCCGGCGCCCTGGCCCTTCCCGCCGTGTCCTGGAGCTGCTGGATCGAGGACGGCGTGCCCAACTGGCCGTCGTGGCGGATCGCCTGGTCCCTCGGCTTCACCCGCGAGGGGCTGCGGCGCGCGGCCCTCGTGCGCGATGGGCGCCGCCTCGACGAGTGGACGGCCACGCTCCTGGCCGGGGAGCCCCGGCGCCCCGTGGCCCCCTGGGACGGGCCGGCGGTGCCCGCTCAGGCCCCGCTCGTCGCTCATGACGGCGTCGGCGAGCGCGAGGGCGACGACCCTGAGGCGCTCGTGCGGCGGTTCCACCGCGTCTACGGGCTGCCCATCCGCGACGATGGGCCGAGCCTGGATCGCGAGAGCCTGGACATGCGGATGAGCCTGATCGCCGAGGAGTTCGCCGAGCTGACCGGCGCCGTCTACGGCCGGGCCGCCAGGGCTGAGATCGAGGCCGCCTGCACCCGGGCGCGCGCGGCCGACGACGGCTCCCGGGACCTCGTCGAGACGGCGGACGCTCTGGCGGACCTCGTCTACGTCATCTATGGGATGGCCCTGGAGACCGGCATCGACCTGGCCGCCGTGCTGGCCGAGGTGCAGCGCTCCAACATGTCCAAGCTGGGCGAGGACGGGCGCCCGATCTACCGTGAGGACGGCAAGGTCCTCAAGGGCCCGGGCTACTTCCCGCCGGATGTGGCCCGAGTGCTGCGCGAGCCGCGCGGGATCGACCGGGCCCGCGGGCAGCGGTAAGGGCCCGGGACTCGCCGTGCGGGGGCGCCCGGTATTGGGAAGCGCGCCGGGATCGGGATAGCCTGGCCCGGCCCACAGCAGAATCGGTCGGCCCGGTCCGAGGACGGACCCGCGCCCGGCCCCCGTGAGAGGACCCCCATGGCACGTGTCACCATCGTCGGCGGAGGCTACGGCGGCATCACCCTGGCCAAGGCGCTCGACGGCATCGCCGAGGTCACCCTGGTCGAGCAGAAGGACGCCTTCGTCCACCACGCCGCCTCCCTGCGCGCGGCGGTGGATGCGGAGTGGTCGGAGAAGATCTTCCTGCCCTACGACAGGCTCCTGACCAACGGCCGCGTGGTGCGCGGCACCGCCATGGCGGTTAAGGGCACCACCGTCCAGGTCTCCGGCGAGGGCGATATCCAGGCCGACCACCTCGTGCTCGCCACGGGCACCAACTACCCGTTCCCCGCCAAGCACCTGGAGTCCACGGCGGCGATCGCCAAGGCCCGCATCGAGCGCGTGCGAGCCTCCCTGGGCTCCGCCAAGCGCGCCCTCATCCTGGGCGCGGGCGCCGTCGGCCTGGAGTTCGCCGGCGAGATCACCTCCGCCTTCCCGGACCTGCGCGTGACCATCGTCGAGGCCGGCCCCACCATCCTGCCGCAGGGCGACTACAAGGCCGAGTTGCGCGACTCGATCGCCGCCCAGCTTGCCGAGCGCGGCGTTGAGATCATCACCGGGGACACCCTGGCCTACCTGCCCCCGATCGACATCGGCGGCCTCGCCCCCTTCCGCGTGACCACCACCGGTGGGCGCACCATCGAGGCCGACATCTGGTTCCGCGCCTACGGGGCCTCCGCCGCCACGGGCTTCCTCGGCGAGGACTACGACGAGATCCGCCGCTATGACGGCACGATCCGCGTGGATGACAAGCTCCGGGTCATCGATCACCCGGGCGTGTGGGCCATCGGGGACATCGCCGACGTCCGCGAGTCCAACCGCGCCCAGCACGCTCGTGACCACGCTGCCGTCGTCGCCCAGAACATCCAGGACATCATGGCGGGCCGCGAGCCGTCGGCCTCCTACGCGCCCCAGTCCGATCTCGTCGTGCTCCCGCTGGGGCCGGTCGGCGGCGCCTCCCAGGTGCTCAAGGACGGGGTGAGCGTGGTCGAGGGCCCCGAGTTCACCAATCGCATCAAGGGCGAGGACCTGTTCACGGAGAATCTGCGCGAGCAGCTCGGCCTGGCCGGTTGACCTCCTCGCCCCCGCCCGGGCGCGGCCGCGGGCGTCCTGGCCCCCTCACGCGGGGCCAGGACGCTGATGTGGTGCGCGCCGCCGGGGGATGCCGGTAGGCTGGCGCCATGACGAACGACCCGCGGTCCGCGCTCAACCGACTCATCGCCGCCTTCGAGGCCCACCTCGACGCCGCCGCGACGGGTGATGAGAACTCGCCGGCAGTGGTCGCCGCTGAGAACGCCCTCCAGGACGCCTTCATCACCTACGACGACGTCCTGTTCACCGCCTACGGCATCGAACTCCCCTTCGACACCTACGACGATGACGACGACATCATCGACATCGATGACGACGATGATGAGGATGACGACGTCGACTATGACGATGATGAGGACGATGACGTCGACTACGACGATGAGGACTGATCTGCCGGGCCCCGTCGGGGCGGCCTGATCGGTCAGAATCTCTCGGGGTAGCCGATCCTCGGGGCGCTGACCTCGCCGAGGGCGTGGCGGATCTGCGTGGGCAGATCGAGGTCCTGCGCTGAGAGCGCTCCTTGGAGTTGCGCCGGGGTGCGGGCTCCCACGATCGTGGAGGCGATGCCCTCGGCATCGCGGGCCCAGGCGAGCGCCACCTCGACGGGCTTGCGGTCCAGGCCCGCGGCGGCCGTGGCCACCGACTCCACGATGCCCCGGTGCTCGCTGCCCAGGTACGCCGAGGCGTAGGAGCGCAGGTGCGGGGAGGCGGCCCGCGAGTCCGCGGGGATCGTGGCCCGGTACTTGCCGCTGAGGACCCCCCGGCCCAGTGGCGCGTAGCCGATAACGCCGAAGCCCATGGCCTCGGCGGCGGGGATGACCTCCCGCTCGATGCCCCGGTTGAGCAGGGAGTGCTCCACCTCGACGGCGGCCATCCCGGGCGCGTCAGGGCCCTCGGCGAGCAGGCTGGCGACGCGCGCGCTCGCCCACGCGGGATGGTTGGAGACCCCCACGTAGCGGGCCCGACCGGAGGCGACGGCGCGACGCAGGGCGTCGGCCGTCTCCTCCAGGGGGGTGGCGGGGTCGGGGACCTGGACGAGCCACAGGTCGAGATGGTCCGTGCCCAGGGTCTCCAGGGTCGCGTCGAGGCTGTCCAGGAGCGTGCCGCGCGAGGCATCGGCGGTGGCCGGGCCATCGCCCGTGCGCCAGGTGCGGACCCCCGCCTTGGACACGATGATGAGGTCCTGGCGGTTGACGTAGTCGCGCAGGAGGGTACCGATGGTGCGCTCGGCCAGGCCCTCGGTGTAGGTGGCGGCGGTGTCCAGGAGGGTGCCGCCGGCGTCGAGGAAGATCCCAAGCTGGTCCTTGGCCTCGACCTCGTCGGTGTCCCGGCCCCAGGTCATCGTGCCGAGGCCGACGGCGGACACGCGCAGGCCGGTGCGGCCCAGTCTCCTGTACTCCATGCCGCCAAAGGTACCCGCCCCGGCGCCGAATCCTCGTGCCGCGCGCACCGGGGCGGGGTGGCGGCCCCGCTACTTGCGAACCGTCATGGTCCAGGAGGCGGGGCCGACGGTCTCGAACTCGGTGACGGTGTAGCCGTTCTTCGCGGCCCAGGCGGGCAGGGTCTCTGTTCCCTGGGTGCAGTCGAAGGCGATGACGAGCTCGTCGCCGGCGTCGAGGTCCTCCATGGCCTCCTCCGCCTCCATGACGGGGAAGGGGCAGACCTGGCCGTTGGTCTCGAGGATCGTGCGCATGATGGCGTCCTTTCAGCGTGAAGGTATCGGTGTGAAGGGGGATGGGGGCGCGCCGTCGCCCCCGCGGGTTAGGCGCGGGCGGGCGCGGCCTCGCGGGCGGGGGAGGGCTCAGCGGCGCCGGCCGTCTTGGCGCGGGCGGCGCGGGCGGCGCGCCGCTTCTGGCGGGGGCGGATGAGCAGCGCCCAGGCGGCGGCTCCGACCCCGAGGACCTGGAAGACCAGCGCGATCCAGCCCTGCCAGGACAGCAGGGAGGTCTGCACGAGGGCGTTGCCGATAGAGCAGCCGCCGGCCCAGGCGGCGCCCACGCCCATGAGGACGCCGCCCAGGATGGAGCGGATGATGATGGTGGCGTCGGGGACGCGCACGCGGAACTCGCCGGAGGCCTTCGCGGCGATGAAGGAGCCCAGGAGGATGCCCAGCACGAGCAGGACGCCCCAGTCGAAGCGGCCGGTGTCCCCGGTGACGATGACGCCGATGAGGTTGGCCGACGGCGTCGTGATGCCCAGGCCGTCCTCGCGGCCGGCCGCCCAGGACAGGGGCCAGGCGGCGGTCGCGACGATCCCGACGATCGCCCCGGTGGCCAGGGGGTTCCAGCGCTTCTCCAGGAGCAGGTGGGCCAGGCCGGCGCGGCGGGCGGGCAGGGTGGGCTGGGGGCCGCGCGCAGCGGTGAGGCGCAACTGCCTGCGGGCCAGGAGGGCGACTCCGACAACGAAGGCCGCCACTCCCACCCACTGGGGCAGGTGCAGCGCGGCCGGGATGGTGGTGAGCTCGGTGGTCCACAGGCCCTTCACCCAGCGGGTGGGGCCGGCGAGGATGCCGGTCTTGGCCGCGGCGGCGGATAGCGCGTAGGCGATGAGGGCGAACCAGGATCCGACGAGGCCCTCGCCGGCGCGGTAGTAGGTGCCGGTGGCGCAGCCTCCCGCCAGCACGATGCCGACTCCGAAGAGGAGGGAGCCGACGGCGGTGGCGACCACGGAGAGCTGGGGCGCCTCCGGGGCGATGGCGCCGGTGAGGGTGAGTGCGAGGACGCCGACGGCCTGGACGGCGATGGCGATGAGGAAGGCGGTGAGCCAGAAGGAGGATCGTGAGACCCAGAGGTCCCGGAACGCGCCGGTGATGCAGAAGCGGCCGCGTTGGAGGATGAAGCCGAGGGTGGCTCCGGTGATCAGTCCGGTGATGATCATGGGGGTCCTTCCTGGGGTGGGGCGCGGGTGCGGCGCCCGGTTGTTGGGAGGGCCCGGGTGACGGGGCGCGCGGCGCCGTGGCGCGGAGGCGCTGGGAGCGGCGGTGGTGCCGCGGTGACGCGTCGCGCGTTCGGCGGCCGCGAGGGGGCGCGGTGCCGTCACCCGGGGTGTCGGGTGAGTGGTGCGCCTGGTCCGGGGAGGCCGGCGCGGTTATCGCGCCGTGGCCGGTGAGGGGGCTCGCTGGGTGCTGGTCGCGGAGCGCTGCCCTCAGATCGCCTGGACCAGGCAGCGCATACACATGGCAACCCCGCCGAGGGCGGTGCGGTTGCGGCGTGCGTGGTCCGTGCTCATGCGATCGTCCGTTCAGTCGTGGCGCCGCGAGGTGCGGCGACGTGGCCGGACGCTATCGGGGCGAGTCCCGCTGTGGCAAGCGGTGTCCGCATGGCGACTCGCGCCGAGCGGGCCGGGCGCGTCAGCGGGCGCCTGCCGAGGCGACGCTGGCGCGGGCGGTGAGAAGGTGGGCGACGCCGTCGTCCGGCAGTGGGGGAGTCTCGCCGCCGAAGAGGGGGCAGTGGGGCTGGAAGGCGCACCAGCCGCACAGGGGGCCGCGCTTGGGGGTGAAGGCGCCGGCGTGGGCGCAATCCTCGATGTCGTCCCAGATGCGGGCCAGGCGCGTCTCGGTGGCCTCGAGCTCGGGCAGGCGCGGGTCATGGGTGAGGGTGCGGCCGTCCTTAAGGTAGAGGAGTTGGAGGCGGGCGGGGGCCCGCCCGCGCAGGCGCCACAGGACGAGCCCGTAGAAGCGCATCTGGAACAGCGCCTCCTCCTGGAATCTGGGGGAGGGGGACTTGCCGGTCTTGTAATCGACGACGCGCATGGCGCCGTCGGGGGCGATGTCGAGGCGGTCGACGAATCCGCGGATGAGCAGGCCGTCGGCGACCTCGGTCTCCACGAAGAGCTCGCGCTCGGCGGGGGCGAGGCGCTGAGGGTTCTCCATGCGGAAGTAGGAGGTGATGAGGTCTCGCGCCTGGCCGAGCCAGGCCTCGATCTGCGCGGGCTCCTCGAAAAGCCCCATGACCTCAGGGCTCTTGGCGCGGTGAGCCTCCCACTGCTCGGGCAGCATGGCGAGGGCGGCCTCCGGGGCGCGCTCGCGCGCGGGCAGGTCGTAGAGGCGCTCAAGGATCGCGTGGACGAGCGTGCCCTTGTGGGTGGCGAGGGAGCCGGGCTCGGCCAGGCCGTCCACGGCGCGCAGGCGGAACAGCAGGGGGCACTGGAGGAAGTCCTTGGCGCGTGATGGGGAGAGCGCCGCCCGGCGCGGCCCCCTGCGCGCGGAGCGGCCGGCGCCTGGGCCCGTGGCCCGCGGCCGGGTGGTAGCCGGGGCGGCGGGCCGCCCGGGGGATGAGGGCACTGCGGGTGCCGCATCTGCTGTCATGGTGGCACCGTACCCCGGGGCTCCGACATGAATCCGGGCGACGGGAGGGGGAGAGCGCGCGTGGGAAGGCGGTGAGGGCCTCTGGGCAGCGGCGTGGAGGGGCCCCTGGCCCGTATGTTCGTAAGAGTCCGTGGCCTGGTGAGAACTAGGATGCGGCTATGGATGCGTTATCTCTGGGTGGCGTGGCCTCCAGTGTTGTCTCGGTGCTCCTGCGCACCGTGGATCTGTGCCTCAACCCCACGTTGGCCGGCGCGGCCGCGCTGAGCAATGATGGTCGGCAGGCCGCTGACCGGCTCGGCGATGCTGCCCATGACGAGGGCGCAGAGGGGCGGATCG includes these proteins:
- a CDS encoding error-prone DNA polymerase — protein: MPSAHRYAELHAHSAYSFLDGANEPAELHAAAAELGLEALALTDHDGMPGIVKHAQAGRAHGVPTIHGAELTLDDASRLPILARDPRGYRRLAAAISHHNLAAGRREEPAHRLQDLAAALEGGGILALTGTANGPLRRALGDPRRPAEWSLAAADAALGRLVDLLGPDGVAVELALDGSFTDAPLTEALGSLARAHRLPLVATGAARCARPADSHLADVLIATRLGTDLDSARGHLPAVGRHLRGPDQMARLHRRDPAAVDAAADIGADLAFDLALVVPDLPIPPVPEGHTPATWLRELTRRGALERYGSPREEPEAWRTLAHELDVIESLGFPGYFLIVRSIVDFCAEAGILCQGRGSAANSAVCYALGITAVDAVRHRMLFERFLSPGRRGYPDIDLDIEACRREEVIQHVYARYGRERAAQVANVISYRPRSAVRDAARALGHPSGLQDRWAGLMDRWSTVRADLAEGVPGGGGGAGDGAPGGGDGIPDQVLDVAESLLRLPRHLGVHSGGMVLADRPITEVCPVRWAAMEGRTVLQWDKDDCADAGLVKFDLLGLGMLTALRLAFTSLAARGETVPELAPGGELRAAKVGRPWDLHTLPEEDPAVYRLLRAADTVGVFQVESRAQMATLPRLRPETFYDIVVEVALIRPGPIQGNAVSPYLRRRLGREPITYLHDSLKPALAKTLGVPLFQEQLMRIAIDAAGFTPAEADALRQAMGAKRSAERMEALRARLVDGMTRRGVGRADAESVFAQLKGFADFGFPESHAFSFAYLVYASAWLKARRPEDFYAGVLGAQPMGFWSPATLVADARRHGVRVLPADVNASAVEAGVEQRPATPGPDWEPLTPSPHALAPLDVHPDLAVRLGLGGVKGLGGAAERIVAERAENGPFTDLADLARRVRLTTARLESLAAAGALRSLGADRREALWAAGAVSGEMGRSRASSPGGAWSQPPLPGTAVGASAPELTPMTPAEEAVADIRLTGVSSSRSPMALARPALAADGILTIAEVARRAGQRARVAGVVTHRQRPHTASGMVFLNLEDETGLLNVVCSAGMWRRYRGIGRRAGALVVRGMVEADDGAVALIAERLEALGGIVAPSSRDWA
- a CDS encoding AI-2E family transporter, encoding MTSPRDPAPHGAPDAPDDAADTPGATAVPGAAGTTAPMTAQTHDPVDHGRAPAGGAAREEGAQGSVGAERTAAADPATPPTVVVASRPTVLDALPHWLVRGGIAAWLGLGLLIIISLVFFATFKLVPVVVGLFIALVFTTLLQPLVTFFARVMPRYAATFLALGVAIGVVAGLMFYVITSVTDQWGSLADQFNTGIDTIVNFLEHGPLPLHLTEDQIFAQVHSLVVKGQEYLRTNAPTLVSEALANAGAVVDVFAVLALALFCTIFFLASGGRMWRWFLNELPAHLREPVHRAAGAGWYTFAGYARGTVLVAATDGIMAGIFLQLIGIPLAAPLGVLVFIGAFIPLLGAPVAMVVAMIVALASKGFLTMIIVCLGVAGIGQIEGHILQPLIMGKQVSLHPVVVIIGVAVGTYSAGLLGAVIAVPLISVAWSVYSELHVKDAPVIGELPAYSEIRAKP
- a CDS encoding D-hexose-6-phosphate mutarotase; the encoded protein is MSPLRRAGSRPPFRLPRVAALTPGRGGQPRLLIDAPSGAAEIYLHGAHLTSWIPRGGGEVLFTSRQAVFDGRTAIRGGVPLCLPWFASGPDGARRPSHGWARIMEWEPRCVESRPDGAVRVLMALKHDGLSLLYEISVGEELGLSLSISNRGAAPRSVEAALHTYLRVGDVTAVRIVGLEGREYVDKVAGGAASVQAGPLGVRGPVDRIYESGAPTMVFDPALGRRARVSPTGSEQTVIWNPWSSGAAALADMAEEEFPTMVCVETARLGRSAALLGPGETMAMGARIAVESL
- a CDS encoding DUF805 domain-containing protein; translated protein: MSVSHGSIQPPQVPYAQPGDPMGAPAPGAPQTPMLPAELAALPGASFGEALRRFFRRYAQFRGTASVSELVWPLLFRLLVSVGLLTIAVVSLRVGEIPAKTVYDKPDVADWAVAIATPCLIAIAIFNLALIIPSIAVQVRRLHDVGKSGGWWFISFVPIAGPIWLLVLLLSSSRPELFRPKWA
- a CDS encoding GNAT family N-acetyltransferase; the protein is MQPFEITVPAEAGRPGLLLSAPTMDDAERVHEICQDPEIHRWTLAPSPYSLDDARRYLADVVAPGWETGSEFTWAIRERRGAGGDGADGRLVGMIGLRLDSSGRGDLGFWVAPEARGRGVATRAAGAVVDAALDPGALALPAVSWSCWIEDGVPNWPSWRIAWSLGFTREGLRRAALVRDGRRLDEWTATLLAGEPRRPVAPWDGPAVPAQAPLVAHDGVGEREGDDPEALVRRFHRVYGLPIRDDGPSLDRESLDMRMSLIAEEFAELTGAVYGRAARAEIEAACTRARAADDGSRDLVETADALADLVYVIYGMALETGIDLAAVLAEVQRSNMSKLGEDGRPIYREDGKVLKGPGYFPPDVARVLREPRGIDRARGQR
- a CDS encoding NAD(P)/FAD-dependent oxidoreductase translates to MARVTIVGGGYGGITLAKALDGIAEVTLVEQKDAFVHHAASLRAAVDAEWSEKIFLPYDRLLTNGRVVRGTAMAVKGTTVQVSGEGDIQADHLVLATGTNYPFPAKHLESTAAIAKARIERVRASLGSAKRALILGAGAVGLEFAGEITSAFPDLRVTIVEAGPTILPQGDYKAELRDSIAAQLAERGVEIITGDTLAYLPPIDIGGLAPFRVTTTGGRTIEADIWFRAYGASAATGFLGEDYDEIRRYDGTIRVDDKLRVIDHPGVWAIGDIADVRESNRAQHARDHAAVVAQNIQDIMAGREPSASYAPQSDLVVLPLGPVGGASQVLKDGVSVVEGPEFTNRIKGEDLFTENLREQLGLAG
- a CDS encoding DNA primase, with protein sequence MTNDPRSALNRLIAAFEAHLDAAATGDENSPAVVAAENALQDAFITYDDVLFTAYGIELPFDTYDDDDDIIDIDDDDDEDDDVDYDDDEDDDVDYDDED
- a CDS encoding aldo/keto reductase; this encodes MEYRRLGRTGLRVSAVGLGTMTWGRDTDEVEAKDQLGIFLDAGGTLLDTAATYTEGLAERTIGTLLRDYVNRQDLIIVSKAGVRTWRTGDGPATADASRGTLLDSLDATLETLGTDHLDLWLVQVPDPATPLEETADALRRAVASGRARYVGVSNHPAWASARVASLLAEGPDAPGMAAVEVEHSLLNRGIEREVIPAAEAMGFGVIGYAPLGRGVLSGKYRATIPADSRAASPHLRSYASAYLGSEHRGIVESVATAAAGLDRKPVEVALAWARDAEGIASTIVGARTPAQLQGALSAQDLDLPTQIRHALGEVSAPRIGYPERF
- a CDS encoding sulfurtransferase TusA family protein; the encoded protein is MRTILETNGQVCPFPVMEAEEAMEDLDAGDELVIAFDCTQGTETLPAWAAKNGYTVTEFETVGPASWTMTVRK